In Synechococcus sp. CB0101, a genomic segment contains:
- a CDS encoding ABC transporter ATP-binding protein, translating to MTTTLTTQGAGLELHRLSRRVQQQTLLDQLTLEVPPGEILALLGPSGCGKSTTLRLIAGLDPASSGEIRLGGAVITHLPPAQRQVAMVFQSYALFPHLSVERNLSLGMELRGVPKSEIARDLDQVLALLQLEELRTRRPAALSGGQRQRVALARALLRKPALFLLDEPMSNLDAQLREDLRGELRTLLRSTGVPVVYVTHDQHEAMGLADRIAVLREGQLQQIGTAEELYNTPTNRFVASFLGNPTINLIDTAKLQLGLRPERLELAPAETPIARGWSALEGRLSHREWLGDRVISHVHCPGYGTLKVIGEAGPIADAVQVRWRQDAELRFERESGVLLPLTTRSQ from the coding sequence ATGACCACAACCCTCACCACCCAAGGTGCAGGCCTGGAGCTGCACAGGCTCAGCCGCCGCGTGCAGCAACAAACGTTGCTCGACCAGCTCACGCTGGAGGTGCCGCCGGGCGAGATCCTGGCTCTGCTCGGACCTAGCGGCTGTGGCAAGAGCACCACCCTGCGCCTGATCGCCGGCCTCGATCCGGCGAGCTCCGGTGAGATTCGCCTCGGTGGAGCAGTGATCACCCACTTGCCGCCAGCGCAGCGCCAGGTGGCCATGGTGTTCCAGAGCTATGCCCTCTTCCCGCATCTGAGCGTGGAGCGCAATCTCAGCCTGGGCATGGAACTGCGAGGGGTACCGAAAAGCGAGATCGCTCGGGATCTCGATCAGGTGTTGGCTCTCTTGCAACTCGAGGAGCTGCGCACCCGCCGGCCGGCGGCCCTCTCCGGCGGGCAACGTCAGCGTGTGGCCCTGGCCCGGGCGCTGTTGCGCAAGCCGGCGTTGTTTTTGCTGGATGAGCCGATGAGCAACCTCGATGCTCAGCTACGGGAAGACCTGCGCGGCGAACTGCGCACCCTGCTGCGCAGCACGGGCGTACCCGTTGTGTATGTGACCCACGATCAACATGAAGCGATGGGCTTGGCTGATCGCATTGCCGTGCTGCGGGAGGGGCAATTGCAACAGATCGGCACCGCAGAAGAGCTTTACAACACCCCCACAAACCGCTTCGTGGCGAGCTTCCTTGGGAATCCAACGATCAATCTGATCGACACGGCCAAGCTGCAACTGGGCCTACGGCCGGAACGGCTGGAACTGGCACCGGCAGAGACGCCCATCGCCCGCGGCTGGTCGGCGCTGGAGGGGCGGCTCAGCCATCGAGAGTGGCTAGGGGATCGCGTGATCTCCCACGTTCACTGCCCCGGTTACGGAACACTGAAGGTGATCGGCGAGGCCGGCCCAATCGCCGATGCAGTTCAGGTGCGCTGGAGGCAAGACGCAGAACTGCGCTTCGAGCGGGAAAGCGGGGTTCTGCTGCCGCTCACCACACGTTCTCAATAA
- a CDS encoding carbohydrate ABC transporter permease, whose translation MARLALLVWSLGPMLWQLYTSLRPTESLTGELHGAASWTLSHYQQLLQGDPPFLLYLFNSAVVGATSTALTLALAVPCAYGLSRIGRTASRGLSLLVAAAAAFPAVLLFLAMLEAARDWHLANNLLALSLPYAGLCLPLAILLLQASFRDLPLELEEAAVMEGMGLWQRLRWVLLPLMAPAIASASLLIFIFCWNEYPIALTWLSRSDLLTLAPAMARIAGSSVYTIPYGAFAAATVLGSTPLILLMLVFQRQIISGLTQGAIKG comes from the coding sequence ATGGCGCGCCTAGCCCTGTTGGTCTGGAGCCTCGGGCCGATGCTCTGGCAGCTCTACACCTCCCTGCGGCCCACAGAGTCGCTCACCGGTGAACTCCATGGAGCAGCCAGCTGGACATTGAGCCACTACCAGCAACTGCTGCAGGGTGATCCGCCCTTTCTGCTCTACCTGTTCAACAGTGCAGTGGTAGGTGCCACCAGCACCGCCCTCACCCTGGCTCTGGCGGTGCCCTGCGCCTATGGCCTGAGCCGGATCGGCCGTACGGCCTCCCGCGGCCTGTCGCTGCTGGTGGCAGCAGCGGCTGCATTTCCGGCGGTGCTGTTGTTCCTGGCCATGCTTGAGGCGGCACGCGACTGGCATCTGGCCAACAACCTGTTGGCCTTGAGCCTTCCCTACGCAGGCCTCTGTCTCCCGCTGGCGATCTTGCTCCTGCAGGCCTCATTCCGGGATCTGCCCCTGGAACTCGAGGAGGCTGCGGTGATGGAGGGCATGGGTTTATGGCAGCGCCTGCGCTGGGTGCTGCTACCGCTGATGGCACCGGCAATCGCCAGCGCCTCCCTGCTGATCTTCATCTTTTGCTGGAACGAATACCCGATCGCCCTCACCTGGCTGAGCCGCAGCGATCTGCTCACGCTGGCGCCGGCCATGGCCCGCATCGCCGGCTCGTCGGTGTACACGATTCCCTATGGAGCTTTCGCGGCGGCCACCGTGCTGGGCAGCACCCCTCTGATCCTGCTGATGCTGGTGTTCCAGCGCCAAATCATCAGCGGCCTCACCCAGGGAGCCATCAAAGGATGA
- a CDS encoding carbohydrate ABC transporter permease, with translation MRWRLWLLMAPALLWLVAIFAAPLLHYAWLSTQAQSVLTGLELRPVGAEQWLRLWNDARFWQDTWQTLRFGAASVGLEMVLGLAMALLLHQPLKGRGPLRTISLLPWALPTTVMALGWRWIFNDPYGPINQLATRLGLGGIPFLSDPAITWMASVWADTWKTTPFVALLLLAGLQTIPADLYEAAALEGASAWQSLRRITLPLLTPYLLIAVLFRLAQALGVFDLIQVLTGGGPAGSTESLALYAYLNAMRFLDFGYSATVMLGSFAVLVVVAAIAALAFRVGRATPGEVR, from the coding sequence ATGCGCTGGCGTCTCTGGCTGCTGATGGCGCCGGCACTGCTCTGGCTGGTGGCGATCTTCGCGGCGCCGTTGCTCCACTACGCCTGGCTCAGCACCCAGGCCCAAAGTGTGCTCACCGGCCTGGAGCTCAGGCCGGTCGGTGCCGAGCAATGGCTACGGCTCTGGAACGACGCCCGCTTTTGGCAAGACACCTGGCAGACGCTGCGCTTCGGGGCGGCTTCGGTGGGCTTGGAAATGGTGTTGGGGCTGGCGATGGCACTGCTATTGCATCAGCCGCTGAAGGGCCGGGGGCCGCTGCGCACCATCAGCCTGTTGCCCTGGGCGCTCCCCACCACCGTGATGGCCCTGGGCTGGCGCTGGATCTTCAACGACCCGTACGGGCCCATCAATCAGCTCGCCACCCGGCTTGGACTCGGGGGAATCCCGTTTCTCTCCGATCCAGCGATCACCTGGATGGCGTCGGTGTGGGCTGACACCTGGAAAACCACGCCGTTTGTGGCGCTGCTGCTGTTGGCCGGGCTGCAGACGATTCCAGCGGATCTCTATGAGGCGGCGGCGCTAGAGGGAGCTAGCGCCTGGCAAAGCCTGCGGCGCATCACCTTGCCGCTGCTCACTCCGTATCTGCTGATTGCCGTGTTGTTCAGGTTGGCGCAGGCGCTCGGGGTATTCGATCTGATTCAGGTGCTCACCGGTGGCGGACCGGCCGGCAGCACTGAAAGCCTGGCCCTCTACGCCTACCTCAACGCGATGCGCTTCCTGGATTTCGGCTACAGCGCCACGGTGATGCTCGGTTCGTTCGCCGTGCTGGTGGTGGTTGCGGCCATCGCCGCGCTGGCCTTTCGCGTTGGGCGAGCAACGCCCGGGGAGGTGCGCTGA
- a CDS encoding ABC transporter substrate-binding protein: MTRRWPLLLLVLMTSVVLGLWSLAANAVERVNVLMPAPFADATAELVAAFNRDHPGIELSVSRGPLETEAMSDLAISSLLLGSSPYDLLLMDVTWTPKYAAAGWLEPLEPWLGDDALADLAPGAELGNAFAGHLWRFPLVADMGLLFWRTDLMEAPPRTPAELETISRRLQAEGKVPWGYVWEGKQYEGLSCVMVEMLRGFGGRWLDQNQPELSSPAAIEATAWLNHLVEAGITPPTVTNMAEPEALQAFQAGDAAFMRNWPYAWAELNRAESPLRGKVGITTMVSQPGEAHAATQGSWGLALLASSRHQQAAIEALRFLTSEEAQKQLNLRWGYTPTRLSVFEDPELLAANPVLTELEQALSDAVLRPLTPIYAQLSDLLYREVNAVFTGEVQPAPAMQQLQSNSERLLLTAGGAG; the protein is encoded by the coding sequence ATGACTCGCCGCTGGCCGCTGTTGCTGCTGGTGCTGATGACCAGTGTGGTGCTGGGGCTGTGGAGCCTGGCGGCCAATGCTGTCGAGCGGGTGAATGTGCTGATGCCGGCACCCTTCGCCGACGCCACCGCTGAACTGGTGGCGGCATTCAACCGCGACCATCCCGGCATTGAACTGAGCGTGAGCCGAGGACCGCTGGAAACCGAGGCGATGTCGGATTTGGCGATCAGCAGCCTGCTGCTGGGCAGCAGTCCCTACGACCTGCTGCTGATGGACGTCACCTGGACACCGAAATATGCCGCTGCAGGATGGCTGGAGCCACTTGAGCCATGGCTGGGCGATGACGCCCTGGCCGATCTGGCCCCCGGCGCTGAATTGGGCAATGCCTTCGCTGGTCATCTCTGGCGCTTCCCGTTGGTGGCGGACATGGGCCTGCTGTTCTGGCGCACAGATCTGATGGAGGCTCCACCGCGCACACCGGCGGAACTGGAAACCATCAGCCGGCGCCTGCAAGCCGAAGGCAAGGTGCCGTGGGGGTACGTGTGGGAGGGGAAGCAATACGAAGGGCTGAGCTGCGTGATGGTGGAGATGCTTCGCGGCTTCGGTGGGCGCTGGCTGGATCAGAACCAACCGGAGCTGAGCAGCCCGGCTGCGATCGAGGCGACGGCCTGGCTGAACCATCTGGTGGAGGCCGGCATCACGCCACCCACGGTCACCAACATGGCCGAACCCGAAGCACTGCAGGCCTTTCAAGCCGGTGATGCCGCGTTCATGCGCAACTGGCCCTATGCCTGGGCCGAGCTCAATCGTGCTGAGTCGCCCCTGCGCGGCAAGGTGGGCATCACCACGATGGTGAGCCAGCCGGGGGAAGCCCACGCCGCCACGCAAGGCAGCTGGGGGCTGGCCCTGCTGGCGAGCTCACGCCATCAACAAGCCGCGATTGAAGCCCTGCGTTTTCTCACCAGCGAGGAGGCACAGAAGCAGCTGAACCTGCGTTGGGGATATACCCCCACAAGGCTGAGTGTCTTTGAAGACCCAGAGCTGCTGGCGGCCAATCCAGTGCTGACTGAGTTAGAGCAGGCCCTCAGCGATGCCGTGCTGCGACCGCTCACACCGATCTATGCCCAGCTGAGTGATCTGCTCTATCGAGAGGTGAACGCCGTGTTCACAGGCGAGGTTCAGCCGGCACCAGCGATGCAGCAACTGCAATCCAACAGCGAACGACTGCTGCTCACGGCAGGGGGCGCAGGCTGA
- the ggpS gene encoding glucosylglycerol-phosphate synthase — MPSSFVLVYHRSPFDEVVDSEGQRQWQDQKSPNGIIPTLRNLFRSQPSGTWIAWREDDTTEAEDQTLTVDASVDGVPPIRLRRIPLRKEQIGSFYHVTSKEAIWPVLHSFPGFFEVNNADWATFQEVNRRFAEAACKEAAPEASIWIHDYNLWLTPGYIRELRPDVKISLFHHTPFPSSDVFSILPWREEILESLLCCDAVGFHIPRYAENFARAASSLLAVEKAPKTAVAPHFLPCGSALAQPDATPWIEYRGRRVQLVSTPVGTSPAVIAALRNSTGVQQLIDEIEEGSKRGRRLILSASRVDYTKGNQELLLAYERLLERRPDLHAEVVLVLACVAANSGMKVYADTQRSIEEMVGRINGRFSRIDWVPIHLTTQRIPYEEMVAWFASADICWITPLRDGLNLVAKEYAAARKGKGGTLVLSEFTGASVVMKGAVLTNPYSHRRMDEAIEAALAMPADQQSSRMTSMVQAVERLSVDNWAEEQLRAIQPTAPDPIA; from the coding sequence ATGCCGAGTTCCTTCGTGTTGGTCTATCACCGCTCACCCTTTGATGAGGTGGTCGACTCCGAAGGGCAACGTCAGTGGCAGGACCAGAAGAGTCCGAACGGCATCATCCCAACCCTGCGCAACCTGTTCCGCTCCCAGCCCTCCGGCACCTGGATTGCCTGGCGCGAGGACGACACCACGGAAGCCGAGGACCAGACCCTCACCGTTGACGCCTCTGTTGATGGGGTCCCGCCCATCCGTCTGCGCCGGATTCCGCTGCGCAAGGAGCAGATCGGCAGCTTCTATCACGTGACCTCGAAGGAAGCCATCTGGCCGGTTCTGCACAGCTTCCCCGGTTTCTTTGAGGTGAATAACGCCGACTGGGCCACATTCCAGGAGGTGAACCGACGCTTCGCTGAGGCAGCTTGCAAAGAAGCGGCTCCAGAAGCCTCAATCTGGATTCACGATTACAACCTCTGGCTCACACCCGGGTACATCCGGGAGTTGCGGCCCGACGTGAAGATCAGTCTCTTTCACCACACACCTTTTCCAAGCAGTGATGTCTTCAGCATCCTGCCCTGGCGAGAGGAAATCCTGGAAAGTCTGTTGTGCTGTGATGCCGTGGGCTTTCACATTCCGCGCTACGCCGAAAATTTTGCGCGAGCTGCCAGCAGCCTCCTGGCGGTGGAGAAGGCTCCGAAAACGGCCGTCGCGCCTCACTTCCTGCCCTGCGGCAGCGCCCTAGCCCAGCCGGATGCCACACCCTGGATCGAGTACCGCGGCCGGCGGGTGCAACTGGTGTCGACACCGGTGGGTACCAGCCCAGCAGTGATCGCGGCGCTCCGCAACAGTACGGGCGTGCAGCAACTCATCGATGAGATCGAAGAGGGCAGTAAGCGCGGCCGTCGCCTGATCCTCTCCGCCAGCCGGGTGGACTACACCAAAGGGAACCAGGAATTACTGCTCGCCTACGAACGCTTGCTGGAACGGCGCCCCGACCTGCACGCAGAGGTGGTGCTGGTGCTGGCCTGTGTGGCAGCCAATTCCGGGATGAAGGTTTATGCCGACACGCAGCGGAGCATCGAAGAAATGGTGGGCCGGATCAATGGCCGTTTCAGCCGCATCGACTGGGTCCCAATCCACCTCACCACCCAGCGCATTCCCTACGAGGAAATGGTGGCCTGGTTCGCCTCCGCCGATATCTGCTGGATCACACCGCTGCGCGACGGTCTGAATCTGGTGGCCAAGGAATACGCCGCGGCGCGCAAAGGCAAGGGGGGAACACTGGTGCTCTCCGAATTCACCGGAGCTTCGGTGGTGATGAAAGGTGCCGTGCTCACCAATCCCTACTCCCATCGCCGCATGGATGAGGCGATCGAAGCGGCCCTGGCCATGCCGGCCGATCAGCAGTCGAGCCGGATGACCTCGATGGTGCAGGCAGTGGAACGACTCAGCGTGGACAACTGGGCGGAGGAACAGCTCCGCGCCATCCAACCCACCGCACCGGACCCCATCGCCTGA
- the htpG gene encoding molecular chaperone HtpG → MLQAEQGQIQIHTENIFPIIKKAVYSGHEVFLRELVSNGVDAISKRRMAAMAGDCSEGAEGKISICIDRDAKTLTISDNGIGMSADEVKRYINQVAFSSAEDFLEKYKQEDDAIIGHFGLGFYSSFMVAKQVELVTLSARDGSEAVRWSCDGSPNFSLEAAERSEPGTDVILHLMEEELEYIEPARIRTLITTYCDFMPVEVQLEGETVNKREAPWRKSPRDLSDDDYIELYRYLYPFQGDPLLWVHLNTDYPYNLQGILYFPKFSGRADWEKGEIKLYCNNVFVSDSIKEVVPRYLLPLRGVIDSPDIPLNVSRSALQTDRRVRSIGGFVAKKVADRLKQLHRDEPKRYAEIWESLAPFIKIGAMEDDKFAEQVADLVLFGTTAAAGEGDSPDPIPGDNNKTFTTLAGYRSRLSADNDKRILYCTDEAGQAGALALWKGQGAEVLLADTFIDTQFIPWLEYRHEELKFQRVDSELDDSLQEKESELADADGKDSSEKVRDLFKNALNNDKVTIQVQALKGDNAPAALILLPEQMRRINDMGALMEQRLPGLPDHHVLLVNRKHRLVEGLLKLSAGSVITGASGSSPSQQLADELSRHVYEMARLAVGGLEPNQLAGFQQRSCDLMGQLMDRGL, encoded by the coding sequence GTGCTGCAGGCGGAACAGGGCCAGATCCAGATCCACACCGAGAACATCTTCCCGATCATCAAAAAGGCCGTCTACAGCGGTCACGAGGTGTTCCTGCGGGAGCTGGTGAGCAATGGCGTGGATGCCATCAGCAAACGCCGCATGGCGGCCATGGCCGGCGACTGCAGCGAAGGAGCTGAAGGCAAGATCTCGATCTGCATCGATCGCGACGCCAAGACCCTCACCATTTCCGACAACGGCATCGGCATGAGCGCCGATGAGGTGAAGCGCTACATCAACCAGGTGGCCTTCTCCAGCGCTGAAGACTTCCTCGAGAAATACAAACAGGAAGACGACGCCATCATTGGCCACTTCGGCCTGGGCTTCTACTCCAGCTTCATGGTGGCCAAGCAGGTGGAGCTGGTCACGCTGTCGGCCCGCGATGGCAGTGAAGCCGTGCGCTGGAGCTGTGATGGCTCCCCTAACTTCAGCCTGGAAGCCGCTGAGCGCAGTGAGCCCGGCACCGACGTGATTCTGCATCTGATGGAGGAGGAGCTCGAATACATCGAGCCGGCCCGCATCCGCACGCTGATCACCACCTACTGCGACTTCATGCCAGTGGAGGTGCAGCTTGAGGGTGAAACCGTGAACAAGCGGGAAGCCCCCTGGCGCAAGAGCCCCCGCGACCTGAGCGACGACGACTACATCGAGCTCTACCGCTACCTCTACCCCTTCCAGGGCGACCCGTTGCTCTGGGTGCACCTCAACACCGACTACCCCTACAACCTGCAGGGCATCCTCTACTTCCCCAAATTCAGCGGCCGCGCCGACTGGGAGAAGGGCGAGATCAAGCTCTACTGCAACAACGTGTTCGTCAGCGACTCGATCAAGGAGGTGGTGCCCCGCTACCTGCTGCCCCTGCGCGGCGTGATCGATTCTCCCGACATCCCGCTGAATGTGAGCCGTTCAGCCCTGCAAACCGACCGCCGCGTGCGCTCCATCGGCGGCTTCGTGGCCAAGAAGGTGGCGGATCGGCTCAAGCAGCTGCACCGCGATGAGCCCAAGCGCTACGCCGAGATCTGGGAATCCCTGGCCCCCTTCATCAAGATCGGCGCCATGGAGGACGACAAGTTTGCCGAGCAGGTGGCCGATCTCGTGCTGTTCGGCACGACCGCCGCTGCCGGTGAGGGCGACAGCCCTGATCCGATCCCCGGCGACAACAACAAAACCTTCACCACCCTGGCGGGCTACCGCTCACGCCTGAGCGCCGACAACGACAAGCGCATCCTCTACTGCACCGATGAGGCCGGTCAGGCCGGTGCACTCGCTCTCTGGAAGGGCCAGGGCGCTGAGGTGCTCCTGGCCGACACCTTCATCGATACCCAGTTCATTCCCTGGCTGGAGTACCGCCACGAGGAGCTGAAGTTCCAGCGGGTCGACAGCGAGCTCGACGACTCCCTGCAAGAGAAGGAGAGCGAACTGGCCGATGCCGATGGCAAAGACAGCTCCGAAAAGGTGCGAGACCTGTTCAAGAACGCCTTGAACAACGACAAGGTGACCATCCAGGTGCAGGCCCTCAAGGGCGACAACGCTCCCGCCGCTCTCATCCTGCTGCCGGAGCAAATGCGCCGCATCAATGACATGGGCGCCCTGATGGAGCAACGCCTGCCCGGCCTGCCGGATCACCATGTGCTGCTCGTGAACCGCAAGCACCGGCTGGTGGAGGGCCTGCTCAAGCTCTCGGCTGGCTCGGTGATCACCGGCGCCAGCGGCAGCTCTCCCAGCCAGCAGTTGGCCGATGAGCTCAGCCGCCATGTGTACGAAATGGCACGGCTGGCCGTGGGCGGCCTGGAGCCCAACCAACTCGCCGGCTTCCAGCAACGCAGCTGCGATCTGATGGGCCAGCTGATGGATCGGGGCCTCTGA
- a CDS encoding DUF3598 family protein, producing the protein MSSQWDNFLRNLGALRGSFASLDATGAVVEETPSILTLERGEEERLVHFRLRRFADGDLNGEPSRDMSEDYRNLGRQVVFFESGTFCKGRLQVAPGTPFGGEFGFIDGDRRHRLVQLHNDDGTFANLVLIRECRAGSDAQERPALTLDQLQGSWSGNAATITADWPEPDQACCRFEVTGGDEGTLRIQTSTGASNDSVEAGRSDPLLQLTWMADGGYHLTPRRVDHRTAFSVEAGWLTAPDRLERLIRRYDASGAWTSATQIIATRD; encoded by the coding sequence CTCGATGCCACGGGCGCCGTGGTGGAGGAGACGCCCTCGATCCTCACGTTGGAGCGGGGAGAGGAAGAGCGGCTGGTGCACTTTCGGCTACGCCGCTTCGCCGATGGTGATCTGAACGGCGAACCCAGCCGCGACATGAGCGAGGACTACCGCAACCTCGGGCGGCAGGTGGTGTTCTTCGAAAGCGGCACGTTCTGCAAAGGACGCTTGCAGGTGGCACCGGGTACGCCCTTCGGCGGCGAATTCGGATTCATCGATGGCGACCGCCGCCACCGCCTGGTGCAGCTGCATAACGACGACGGAACCTTCGCCAACCTGGTGCTGATCCGCGAATGTCGCGCTGGCAGCGACGCCCAGGAACGGCCTGCGCTCACGCTCGATCAACTGCAAGGAAGCTGGAGCGGCAACGCCGCCACGATCACAGCGGATTGGCCCGAACCCGACCAGGCCTGCTGCCGCTTTGAAGTAACTGGAGGCGATGAGGGCACCCTGCGCATCCAAACCAGCACCGGTGCCAGCAACGACAGCGTTGAGGCCGGCAGGTCAGACCCGCTGCTCCAACTCACCTGGATGGCGGATGGCGGTTATCACCTCACCCCGCGCCGCGTGGATCACCGCACTGCGTTTTCGGTGGAGGCCGGATGGCTCACCGCTCCGGATCGACTGGAGCGGCTGATCCGCCGCTATGACGCCAGCGGCGCCTGGACATCAGCTACCCAGATCATCGCCACGCGTGACTGA